One window of Candidatus Leptovillus gracilis genomic DNA carries:
- a CDS encoding GAF domain-containing protein produces MSGERILVIDDSREIVKHLTEHVLPTFGYQTLYAFDGQSGLARIREKKPDLVMLDFNLPEMTGLDVLQQMAQESLSTPVILMTGYGSELSAIEAFRLGAKDYLIKPFTVDEVVETIDRALVETRLQHDKAELAEQLRRVKVEMSRQTHEMNTLFKIGKAITSLVSVDQALGRVLEAATYLTDAEESHIWLADKSGEQFHAYGKSGNQDGPETTTMLSGDDSYLGEVVRQGRPFRQSQFTGSGLKLKNGLFARSVLCVPLKLRGVVMGALAVSNRIAMRSFSKRDEFLLSFLADYAAISLENARVFQAADQALARKLDELHTLIEITRTITSTLDLDEVIHLAIKQIHESWDVEVASLWWLDSARQSLSVLANIGTDTAILSQMEVPLGEGFVGMVAQAGRSIYTNDVRNHPLHYQDVDRRTGFRTQSILCVPLIFRAQVVGALQLVNKRDGDFDEQDIERALSIAAAVAIAATNAMSFDKVDDHTEQ; encoded by the coding sequence ATGAGTGGTGAACGAATATTGGTCATTGACGACAGCCGGGAGATTGTGAAGCACCTCACAGAACATGTGCTGCCCACGTTTGGTTATCAAACATTATATGCTTTTGATGGGCAATCTGGATTGGCGCGTATCCGCGAAAAAAAGCCGGATCTGGTGATGCTCGATTTTAATCTGCCCGAAATGACGGGTCTGGATGTGCTACAGCAAATGGCGCAGGAATCTCTGAGTACGCCGGTGATTTTAATGACTGGCTATGGTTCCGAGTTAAGCGCCATTGAAGCATTTCGGTTGGGGGCAAAGGATTACCTGATTAAGCCATTTACGGTGGATGAAGTGGTGGAAACCATTGACCGGGCGCTGGTGGAAACTCGTTTGCAGCATGACAAGGCGGAATTGGCTGAACAACTACGCCGGGTTAAAGTGGAAATGAGCCGCCAGACCCACGAAATGAACACCCTATTTAAGATCGGCAAGGCGATCACGTCGCTGGTGAGTGTGGATCAGGCGTTGGGCCGGGTGCTGGAGGCGGCGACGTATCTGACGGATGCGGAGGAGAGCCACATCTGGCTGGCGGATAAATCAGGGGAACAGTTTCACGCTTATGGCAAATCGGGCAATCAAGATGGGCCGGAAACGACGACGATGCTGTCTGGTGACGACTCTTATTTGGGGGAAGTGGTGCGCCAGGGACGGCCGTTTCGCCAGTCCCAGTTTACCGGCAGTGGGCTAAAGCTCAAAAATGGCCTCTTTGCCCGCTCGGTTTTGTGCGTGCCGCTCAAGCTGCGCGGCGTTGTCATGGGCGCTTTGGCTGTGAGCAACCGCATTGCCATGCGTTCATTCAGCAAGCGTGACGAATTTTTGCTCTCGTTCCTGGCCGATTACGCCGCAATCTCTTTAGAAAACGCCCGCGTCTTTCAGGCGGCCGATCAAGCCCTGGCCCGCAAGTTGGATGAACTGCATACGCTCATCGAGATTACCCGTACCATCACTTCGACTTTGGATTTAGATGAAGTCATCCACCTGGCGATTAAACAAATCCACGAAAGTTGGGACGTTGAAGTGGCCTCCCTATGGTGGTTGGACTCGGCCCGACAAAGCCTGAGCGTCCTGGCAAATATCGGAACCGACACCGCTATTCTTTCACAAATGGAAGTGCCTTTGGGCGAAGGGTTTGTGGGCATGGTCGCCCAGGCTGGCCGAAGCATTTATACCAACGATGTCCGCAACCACCCACTGCACTATCAGGACGTGGACAGGCGCACCGGTTTTAGGACGCAATCCATTTTATGTGTGCCGCTCATATTTCGCGCTCAGGTAGTGGGCGCTTTGCAATTGGTCAACAAACGCGATGGCGATTTTGATGAGCAGGATATTGAGCGTGCTCTATCTATTGCCGCAGCCGTGGCCATTGCCGCTACCAACGCCATGTCGTTTGATAAGGTGGACGACCACACAGAACAATGA
- the tsaB gene encoding tRNA (adenosine(37)-N6)-threonylcarbamoyltransferase complex dimerization subunit type 1 TsaB yields the protein MILAIDSATRWAGLALYDGTAVIAEYGWRCLNNHTIEIPPAIAEMGQRVGVSPADWKGIAVAVGPGSYTGLRVGLALGKGLALANRIPLIGVPTLDVVAASMHQYPDQLLAAAAAGRSRVCAAVYEWQARGGWQARRPPVIDTWENILSGLSKPTFFVGEITPEAARLIKASNKSFRVASPALSARRAGFLAELGWQRLRKGQVDDASSLAPIYLRDPAGQKIESDAAN from the coding sequence ATGATTCTGGCAATAGATTCCGCAACTCGTTGGGCAGGGCTGGCTTTGTATGACGGCACGGCCGTTATCGCCGAATATGGCTGGCGCTGCCTGAACAACCACACCATCGAAATCCCTCCGGCCATCGCCGAAATGGGGCAGCGCGTCGGCGTCAGCCCGGCCGACTGGAAAGGCATCGCCGTCGCCGTGGGACCTGGCTCCTACACCGGCCTGCGCGTCGGGCTGGCTTTGGGCAAAGGGTTGGCCTTGGCAAACCGCATTCCGCTCATCGGCGTGCCCACGCTGGATGTGGTGGCCGCGTCCATGCACCAATACCCAGACCAACTGCTGGCCGCTGCCGCCGCCGGCCGTTCACGGGTCTGCGCGGCCGTCTACGAATGGCAGGCGCGGGGTGGCTGGCAGGCGCGCCGCCCACCGGTTATTGATACCTGGGAAAACATCCTGTCCGGTCTCAGCAAGCCTACTTTTTTTGTCGGCGAAATCACCCCCGAAGCGGCCCGCCTCATCAAAGCCAGCAACAAGAGCTTCCGCGTGGCCTCCCCTGCCTTGTCCGCCCGGCGCGCCGGGTTTCTGGCCGAATTAGGCTGGCAGCGCCTGCGCAAAGGGCAGGTTGACGATGCCAGCAGCCTGGCCCCCATCTACCTGCGTGACCCGGCGGGGCAAAAAATCGAATCAGACGCCGCCAATTAA
- a CDS encoding lipocalin-like domain-containing protein — translation MVNKLIEAQAAFVGVWALLLSEFRQADGRSLFPLGERPQGQIYYHAAGHMAAQLMHPDRPRLRSGDMSAAAAADLKLAFDGYTAYFGVYSIDAAARQVTHYVQGSLLPNWVGKELVRFYEFSADGRILTLTTPPMGPADALVMGRLVWERLGG, via the coding sequence ATGGTCAACAAACTGATTGAGGCTCAGGCGGCCTTTGTCGGCGTTTGGGCATTGCTTTTGTCGGAGTTTCGGCAGGCAGACGGCCGTTCGCTCTTTCCATTGGGTGAACGGCCACAGGGCCAGATTTATTACCACGCCGCCGGCCACATGGCCGCCCAACTCATGCACCCAGACCGCCCCCGGCTGCGCTCTGGCGATATGTCGGCAGCGGCCGCTGCCGATCTTAAACTTGCTTTTGATGGCTACACGGCTTACTTTGGCGTCTACAGCATTGACGCCGCTGCCCGACAGGTAACCCATTACGTGCAGGGCAGCCTGCTGCCTAATTGGGTGGGCAAAGAGTTGGTGCGCTTCTATGAATTTTCGGCCGACGGCCGTATCCTGACCCTGACAACGCCGCCGATGGGGCCAGCAGATGCCCTGGTGATGGGGCGTCTGGTCTGGGAGCGGTTGGGTGGGTAA
- the tsaE gene encoding tRNA (adenosine(37)-N6)-threonylcarbamoyltransferase complex ATPase subunit type 1 TsaE has protein sequence MPILDKWTLDFISSSVEQTVRLGVRLGELLQPGDVVCLVGDLGAGKTAVARGVGRGWGTGLRVTSPTFTLVNEYPRLKDGRVLYHVDCYRLESPADVWTVGLEDILDDQQTMMIEWPERLAHLLPADRLEIHLAYLNETRRSLRFSATGPRAANLLADFKLSAFGV, from the coding sequence ATGCCGATTTTAGACAAATGGACATTAGATTTTATCAGCAGCAGCGTGGAACAGACGGTGCGGCTGGGGGTGCGGCTGGGTGAACTGCTACAGCCCGGCGACGTGGTCTGTTTGGTGGGCGATTTGGGGGCCGGCAAAACGGCCGTCGCTCGCGGCGTTGGTCGTGGCTGGGGCACAGGATTGCGCGTCACCAGCCCCACCTTTACCCTGGTCAACGAATACCCGCGCCTGAAAGACGGCCGTGTCCTCTACCACGTAGACTGTTACCGGCTGGAATCGCCCGCCGATGTCTGGACCGTCGGGCTGGAAGACATCCTCGACGACCAACAGACCATGATGATTGAATGGCCGGAGCGCCTGGCCCACTTGCTGCCGGCCGACCGATTAGAGATTCACCTGGCTTATCTTAACGAGACACGGCGCAGCCTGCGCTTCTCGGCTACCGGGCCACGCGCCGCCAACCTGCTGGCCGACTTTAAACTAAGCGCCTTTGGCGTCTAA
- a CDS encoding SDR family NAD(P)-dependent oxidoreductase produces the protein MKIFITGGAGFIGCNSAHHFTAQGHDVTLYDNLSRVGAQANLEWLRQSHADRLTFIRGDVRDYDHLAQAIAGADVVLHLASQVAVTTSVQNPREDFEINALGTFNVLEAVRHHAPQAAVLYASTNKVYGGMEDVGVVEQGSRYAYANHPAGIGEAYPLDFHSPYGCSKGAGDQYTIDYARIYGLRTLVFRQSCIYGARQFGVEDQGWVAHFVIAAQLGRAISIFGDGRQVRDLLHVSDLIRAYELGIANIDRLAGQAINVGGGPQNTLSVWSEFGPLLAELAGHDVSIAYHEWRPGDQRVFVADIRKAERLLGWRPAVSPEQGIRDLWAWVAANRSLFA, from the coding sequence ATGAAAATTTTCATCACCGGCGGCGCCGGGTTTATTGGCTGTAATTCGGCCCACCACTTTACCGCCCAGGGCCACGACGTGACCCTCTATGACAACCTCAGCCGCGTTGGCGCACAGGCCAACCTGGAATGGCTGCGCCAATCCCACGCCGACCGCCTCACCTTCATCCGCGGTGACGTGCGCGATTATGATCATCTGGCTCAGGCCATCGCCGGCGCCGATGTGGTGCTGCATCTGGCCAGCCAGGTCGCCGTCACCACCTCGGTGCAAAACCCGCGTGAAGATTTTGAGATTAACGCCCTGGGCACATTTAACGTGCTGGAGGCTGTGCGCCATCACGCGCCGCAAGCGGCCGTATTGTACGCCTCTACCAACAAAGTGTATGGCGGCATGGAAGACGTGGGAGTGGTGGAACAGGGCAGCCGCTACGCCTACGCGAATCATCCAGCGGGCATTGGCGAGGCGTATCCGCTGGATTTCCATTCGCCCTATGGCTGCTCTAAAGGCGCTGGCGACCAATACACCATTGACTACGCCCGCATTTATGGGCTGCGCACGCTGGTTTTCCGGCAGTCGTGCATCTATGGCGCCAGGCAGTTTGGCGTGGAGGACCAGGGCTGGGTGGCTCATTTTGTCATTGCCGCCCAGTTGGGTCGGGCTATCAGCATTTTTGGCGACGGCCGTCAGGTGCGCGATCTGCTGCACGTGTCTGACCTGATCCGCGCTTATGAGCTGGGCATTGCCAATATAGACCGCCTGGCCGGGCAGGCGATCAACGTGGGCGGTGGGCCGCAGAACACGCTTTCCGTCTGGAGTGAATTTGGCCCGCTGCTGGCCGAACTGGCCGGGCACGATGTGTCCATCGCCTACCACGAGTGGCGGCCGGGTGATCAGCGTGTTTTTGTGGCCGATATTCGCAAGGCCGAGCGGTTGTTGGGCTGGCGGCCGGCCGTGTCGCCAGAGCAAGGCATCCGCGATTTATGGGCGTGGGTGGCCGCCAATCGCAGCTTATTTGCCTGA
- a CDS encoding SCP2 sterol-binding domain-containing protein: MSVADIFSNMPNSFNAEKAGDLNANVVFDLSGDGGGAWTVSVANGKATVAEGASPGATATIRMAASDYEDMTSGKLNPMMAFMSGKIKVEGDLNTVMKFQTLFGMG, translated from the coding sequence ATGTCTGTAGCTGATATCTTTAGCAATATGCCCAACAGTTTTAATGCCGAAAAAGCTGGCGATCTCAATGCCAACGTCGTCTTTGATTTGTCAGGAGATGGGGGCGGGGCCTGGACTGTGTCGGTTGCCAATGGCAAAGCCACCGTCGCCGAAGGCGCGTCGCCCGGCGCTACCGCCACCATTCGCATGGCGGCCTCTGATTATGAGGACATGACCAGCGGTAAACTGAACCCGATGATGGCGTTTATGTCCGGCAAGATCAAGGTTGAAGGCGATCTGAATACGGTTATGAAGTTCCAGACGTTGTTTGGGATGGGGTAA
- a CDS encoding DUF433 domain-containing protein translates to MFHNITTDPEILSGKPCIKGTRLSVEFILELFASGATQADILRSYPQVKHEGLEEALRCARSCSAIVK, encoded by the coding sequence ATGTTTCACAACATTACAACTGATCCAGAAATTTTGAGTGGTAAGCCCTGCATTAAAGGCACGCGCCTGAGTGTGGAATTTATCCTGGAATTGTTCGCCAGTGGCGCAACGCAAGCGGATATTTTGCGTTCATACCCACAAGTGAAACATGAAGGACTGGAAGAAGCCTTACGTTGTGCGCGTTCGTGTTCGGCAATTGTGAAATAG
- the hutU gene encoding urocanate hydratase codes for MHSMKRTIHSPIGPELHCKGWLQEAAYRMLQNNLDPEVAGDPDNLIVYGGRGKAARNWEAFDAILASLRELENDETLLVQSGKPVAVFRSHPDAPRVLIANSNIVPHWATQANFDKWEAEGLIMYGQMTAGSWIYIGTQGILQGTFETFAAAAKQAGWPSLQGKWVLTAGLGEMGGAQPLAVTMNGGVGLVVEVDEWRAKRRLKHEYVDEVAETLDEALARVQHYLDTGEPRSIGLIDNAAAVFPQLLERGLIPDIVTDQTSAHDYLAYFPHHLSFADGRILRQTNPAEFMRLSGESMAQQCAAMVEFQKRGAIVFDYGNNLRQRAFDAGVEEAFSYPGFVPAYIRPLFCEGKGPFRWVALSGDPQDIYATDRAILQLFPEDESLHRWITMAQKQVRFQGLPARICWLGYGERAKAGLKFNEMVASGEVKAPIVIGRDHLDAGSVASPNRETESMLDGSDAIGDWPILNALINAVNGATWVSFHHGGGVGIGYSLHAGQVTVADGTPEAAARLERVLTSDPGMGVVRHVDAGYQRAIDVALERGVKIPMMKGNA; via the coding sequence ATCCACAGTATGAAACGCACAATTCATTCCCCTATTGGACCAGAACTACATTGTAAAGGCTGGCTGCAAGAAGCGGCCTACCGCATGTTGCAAAACAACTTAGACCCCGAAGTCGCCGGCGATCCAGATAACTTAATCGTCTATGGCGGGCGGGGCAAGGCGGCGCGCAATTGGGAGGCGTTCGACGCTATCCTGGCAAGTCTGCGTGAGTTGGAAAACGATGAGACATTGCTGGTGCAAAGCGGCAAACCGGTGGCCGTATTTCGCAGCCACCCCGATGCGCCACGCGTGCTGATCGCCAACTCCAACATCGTGCCGCATTGGGCCACGCAGGCTAACTTCGACAAATGGGAAGCCGAAGGGCTGATTATGTACGGCCAGATGACCGCCGGAAGCTGGATATACATCGGCACGCAAGGTATATTGCAGGGTACGTTTGAGACGTTTGCGGCGGCAGCCAAACAGGCGGGCTGGCCTTCGTTACAAGGTAAATGGGTCCTGACAGCCGGTCTGGGCGAGATGGGCGGCGCACAGCCATTGGCCGTAACGATGAATGGCGGTGTGGGCCTGGTGGTGGAAGTGGACGAATGGCGGGCCAAACGGCGGCTGAAGCATGAATATGTTGATGAGGTAGCCGAGACGCTGGACGAGGCGCTGGCGCGCGTACAGCATTACCTGGACACCGGAGAACCGCGTTCCATCGGCCTGATTGACAACGCGGCGGCGGTGTTCCCGCAGCTGCTGGAGCGCGGTCTCATCCCCGACATCGTAACCGACCAGACATCGGCGCACGATTACCTGGCTTATTTTCCGCATCATCTGAGTTTTGCCGACGGCCGTATCCTGCGCCAAACCAACCCCGCTGAATTTATGCGCCTGTCCGGTGAATCTATGGCCCAACAGTGCGCCGCTATGGTTGAATTTCAAAAGCGAGGGGCCATCGTCTTTGACTATGGCAACAACTTGCGCCAACGCGCCTTCGACGCCGGGGTGGAAGAGGCGTTTAGCTATCCTGGGTTTGTGCCAGCTTATATACGGCCGCTCTTCTGCGAAGGCAAAGGCCCCTTCCGTTGGGTCGCCCTCAGCGGCGATCCGCAGGACATTTACGCCACCGACCGCGCCATCTTGCAGTTGTTCCCCGAAGACGAATCGCTGCATCGCTGGATTACGATGGCCCAAAAGCAAGTGCGTTTCCAGGGCTTGCCGGCGCGTATTTGCTGGCTGGGTTATGGGGAACGAGCTAAAGCGGGCCTGAAGTTTAATGAGATGGTCGCCAGCGGCGAGGTGAAAGCGCCCATCGTCATTGGCCGGGATCATCTGGACGCCGGTTCTGTCGCCAGCCCTAACCGGGAAACGGAAAGTATGCTGGATGGCTCCGACGCCATCGGCGATTGGCCGATTCTGAATGCGCTGATCAACGCCGTGAACGGGGCGACCTGGGTCAGCTTCCATCACGGTGGCGGGGTGGGCATTGGCTACAGCCTGCACGCTGGGCAGGTGACGGTAGCCGATGGCACGCCGGAAGCAGCCGCCCGCCTGGAGCGCGTCTTGACATCTGACCCCGGCATGGGGGTGGTACGCCACGTAGACGCCGGCTACCAGCGAGCCATAGACGTGGCCCTTGAACGCGGTGTGAAGATTCCGATGATGAAGGGTAATGCCTGA
- a CDS encoding class I SAM-dependent methyltransferase, producing MGNLPDLSGLPGTLLFTLRARAEEHGRAARLFTDPLAAQWMGQIPQSAAMQQAMAAAYSPVFQLGTAVRAQFYDDVAERFLASHEQPVIVELGAGLSTRFARLGAERALWLELDLPEAIAVRRLVDVATAVHRFLPFSMADEAWVAEVTAVLPAGAAPGDILFIAEGVLFFLDPADVAALLRLLALYFPGATFALDVLTEQFSASMRRRFAAHGAPIQWILSDAQALHHLGLTVLRSAVAAHQSPTRWQALGFDPDQLLATEVNILIEAMII from the coding sequence GTGGGTAACCTGCCCGATTTGTCTGGCCTGCCGGGCACACTGCTCTTCACCTTGCGGGCGCGCGCCGAAGAACACGGCCGTGCAGCCCGGCTGTTTACAGACCCATTGGCGGCGCAGTGGATGGGGCAGATTCCACAATCGGCGGCGATGCAGCAGGCGATGGCCGCCGCCTATTCGCCGGTGTTCCAACTGGGCACGGCCGTGCGCGCCCAGTTTTACGACGATGTGGCCGAACGTTTCCTGGCCAGCCATGAGCAGCCGGTCATCGTGGAATTGGGGGCGGGGTTGTCTACGCGGTTTGCCCGCCTGGGCGCAGAGCGGGCGCTGTGGTTGGAGTTGGACCTACCAGAGGCTATCGCCGTCCGCCGATTGGTAGATGTGGCGACGGCCGTTCATCGCTTCTTACCCTTTTCTATGGCAGATGAAGCGTGGGTGGCAGAGGTAACGGCCGTGCTGCCTGCCGGCGCTGCGCCAGGCGATATCCTGTTTATTGCCGAAGGGGTGCTGTTTTTTCTGGACCCGGCCGATGTGGCGGCGCTGCTGCGCCTGTTGGCGCTCTATTTTCCGGGGGCGACCTTTGCCCTGGACGTGCTGACCGAGCAGTTCAGCGCCAGTATGCGCCGCCGGTTTGCCGCACATGGCGCGCCCATACAATGGATTTTGTCGGATGCGCAGGCCCTCCATCACCTGGGTCTTACGGTGTTACGCAGCGCGGTGGCGGCCCATCAATCGCCCACTCGCTGGCAGGCGCTGGGTTTTGACCCAGACCAACTCCTGGCAACGGAGGTCAACATCCTGATTGAAGCGATGATTATTTAA
- a CDS encoding tetratricopeptide repeat protein has translation MANNRPRYEEALKRGAMYSSKSLWPDAFQAYRLAIAEFPKEAAPYAGLGEACLGLKQLDRALECFKLAAKHSNGDVVYLKRVADIQERQGDLTEAGKTYTAVGEVLLRQRKLEEAIGHWERAIRLDSSLLGPHRRLAMIFQRQNKKREAVREYLAIARILQAQGDNVKAYQMCQAALRLDPGNQDVLTAVALIRHGEAGFAEPEPEEIEVPGITAEEQAEADALTETVRQMAAIFEAEARQKQAAAKPVRVSTDPVDTAVRLAAEQLAEEIFREEDERDAAIARQTGLSKLERDALIGQAMDFESRRQVDEAIGCYEKAIRGGLRMTAAYFNIGLLYLQKQDLEKARRILGVAVKDAAYADAVKLAYGRAQKGK, from the coding sequence GTGGCCAATAACCGTCCGCGTTACGAAGAAGCCCTTAAACGAGGCGCGATGTACAGTTCCAAGTCGTTGTGGCCGGATGCCTTTCAGGCGTACCGTCTGGCCATCGCCGAATTCCCGAAGGAGGCCGCGCCCTATGCCGGCCTGGGCGAGGCGTGCCTGGGGCTGAAACAGTTGGACCGGGCGCTGGAATGCTTCAAGCTGGCCGCCAAACATTCCAATGGCGATGTGGTTTACCTGAAACGAGTCGCCGATATTCAGGAGCGCCAGGGTGATTTAACGGAAGCGGGCAAAACATATACGGCCGTTGGCGAAGTCCTGCTGCGCCAGCGCAAGTTGGAAGAAGCCATCGGGCATTGGGAAAGAGCCATCCGTTTAGATTCCAGTCTCTTAGGCCCCCACCGCCGCCTGGCGATGATCTTCCAACGGCAGAACAAAAAGCGCGAAGCGGTGCGCGAATATCTGGCTATCGCCCGCATCTTACAAGCCCAGGGCGACAATGTGAAAGCGTACCAGATGTGTCAGGCAGCCCTGCGCCTGGACCCTGGTAATCAAGATGTGTTGACGGCCGTTGCCCTCATTCGTCATGGCGAAGCCGGATTCGCCGAACCGGAGCCAGAAGAGATTGAAGTGCCGGGCATCACGGCTGAAGAACAGGCCGAGGCGGATGCGCTGACCGAAACGGTGCGCCAGATGGCTGCCATCTTCGAGGCCGAAGCACGCCAAAAACAGGCCGCTGCCAAACCGGTGCGCGTGAGTACAGACCCGGTAGATACGGCCGTTCGCCTGGCCGCCGAACAGTTGGCCGAAGAAATTTTCCGCGAAGAAGACGAACGCGACGCCGCCATAGCCCGCCAAACCGGCCTCAGCAAACTGGAACGCGACGCCCTCATCGGCCAGGCGATGGATTTTGAAAGCCGCCGTCAGGTAGACGAGGCCATCGGCTGTTACGAAAAGGCGATTCGCGGCGGTTTGCGTATGACGGCCGCTTATTTCAACATTGGCTTGTTGTACCTGCAAAAACAAGACTTGGAAAAAGCGCGGCGTATTCTGGGGGTTGCCGTGAAAGATGCTGCTTATGCCGATGCCGTAAAACTGGCTTACGGCCGGGCGCAGAAGGGGAAGTGA
- a CDS encoding DNA double-strand break repair nuclease NurA has translation MTLEIEKLTADLEQMALTTARRYLLRQERLDEALAALATYRTNWTAVSQALSLAHKKADPKLYRAARPFDDKEPLDTAIDAPVPPPQATILATDGSQILPDRHAAYLYYLINVGGIIYHHGDSRGHGDSRGLGSSRAPETFAVPKLVYPPDDNNLDDFNSSSGAVSIERDLLEIDTLARQTFHHRHDSDIVLAVLDQRLLYWPIGSAGVAENAAVTEWGSSMTGIRQAGALLCGYIDRPGTSAVTTLLKSVTAVSDPTFIWRTLGTQKATQGLTDRDLFGALLAPGQRSKVFVYVSPPNETFAAQDPANEVCFFYVNPATHGRAIARVDIPRWVAEDEGAVTAVHALIIDQCRLLGDYPYVLARADETAVVGRQDAAELNFMIDIIMERHGIREGITAKQGSKDIARGGRTRFK, from the coding sequence ATGACGCTGGAAATTGAAAAACTAACCGCAGACCTGGAACAAATGGCCCTGACCACAGCGCGGCGTTATTTGCTGCGCCAGGAACGGCTAGACGAAGCGCTGGCAGCCCTGGCAACCTACCGCACCAACTGGACGGCCGTCTCCCAAGCCCTGTCTCTGGCCCACAAAAAAGCCGACCCCAAACTGTACCGCGCCGCACGGCCGTTCGACGATAAAGAGCCGCTGGATACGGCCATAGACGCGCCCGTCCCACCACCCCAGGCCACCATCCTTGCCACCGACGGCTCGCAAATCCTGCCCGACCGCCACGCCGCTTACCTGTATTATCTCATCAACGTTGGCGGGATTATCTACCACCACGGCGATAGCCGAGGCCACGGCGACAGCCGAGGCCTCGGCAGCAGCCGCGCCCCGGAGACCTTCGCCGTGCCCAAACTGGTCTACCCACCGGACGACAACAACCTGGACGATTTCAACAGCAGCAGCGGCGCGGTCAGCATCGAGCGCGACCTGCTGGAAATTGATACCCTGGCGCGGCAAACCTTCCACCATCGTCACGACAGCGACATTGTGCTGGCGGTGCTGGACCAACGGCTGCTCTACTGGCCCATCGGCTCGGCCGGCGTGGCCGAAAACGCGGCCGTCACCGAATGGGGCAGCAGCATGACGGGCATTCGGCAGGCAGGGGCGCTGCTGTGCGGCTATATTGACCGGCCAGGAACCAGCGCCGTCACTACACTGCTAAAATCGGTAACGGCCGTCTCTGACCCCACGTTCATTTGGCGCACGCTGGGCACGCAAAAAGCCACCCAGGGCCTCACCGACCGCGACTTGTTCGGCGCGCTGCTGGCCCCAGGCCAACGCAGCAAAGTGTTCGTCTACGTTTCGCCGCCCAACGAGACCTTTGCCGCCCAAGACCCGGCCAACGAGGTGTGCTTCTTTTACGTCAACCCGGCCACCCACGGCCGGGCGATTGCCCGTGTAGACATTCCCCGTTGGGTGGCCGAGGATGAAGGGGCGGTCACGGCCGTACACGCCCTCATCATAGACCAGTGCCGGTTGTTGGGTGATTATCCCTATGTGCTGGCAAGAGCGGACGAAACGGCCGTTGTCGGCCGGCAAGACGCCGCCGAACTCAACTTCATGATAGACATCATCATGGAACGTCACGGCATCCGTGAAGGCATCACCGCCAAGCAAGGCAGCAAAGACATTGCGCGGGGTGGGCGGACGCGGTTTAAATAG
- the rimI gene encoding ribosomal protein S18-alanine N-acetyltransferase: MLQPPPPYCLRPMQLADLKAVTAIDRLAYPTPTRETLFRHELEENKMAHYQVLQMGDSIVGFAGYWLIGDEVHVSTIAVHPHWQGRHLGELLFLNILLDVYQHPACLVTLEVRRSNTIAQALYQKYRLEVVGERRAYYRDTGEDALLMTVTPLDGRYHQFLVTQQATLFARLSTEA; the protein is encoded by the coding sequence ATGCTGCAACCGCCACCGCCTTACTGCCTGCGCCCCATGCAGCTTGCCGACCTGAAGGCGGTGACGGCTATTGATCGGCTGGCTTACCCCACGCCCACCCGCGAAACCCTCTTCCGCCATGAATTGGAAGAGAATAAAATGGCCCATTACCAGGTCTTACAAATGGGCGATAGTATCGTCGGCTTTGCCGGCTACTGGCTCATCGGCGACGAGGTTCACGTAAGCACCATCGCCGTCCATCCACACTGGCAGGGCCGCCATTTGGGCGAACTGCTCTTTCTGAACATATTGCTAGACGTTTACCAGCATCCCGCCTGCCTGGTAACGCTGGAAGTACGCCGCAGCAATACCATCGCCCAGGCGCTGTACCAAAAATACCGGTTGGAAGTCGTCGGTGAACGGCGGGCCTATTACCGGGACACCGGGGAAGATGCGTTGTTGATGACGGTGACGCCGCTAGACGGCCGTTACCACCAATTCCTCGTCACCCAACAGGCCACCCTCTTTGCCCGCCTATCCACTGAGGCTTAG